One region of Clostridiales bacterium genomic DNA includes:
- the rplD gene encoding 50S ribosomal protein L4 — protein MPTAKLFNMAGDQVGEVALSEAVFGVEPNESVLHDSVKNHLANCRQGTQSALTKGEVSYSTAKPWRQKGTGRARAGYKGSPVWTHGGVAFAPKPRDYSYTLNKKVKRLALKSALSAKAAAGEILVVDGMAVEEIKTAPVKAFLTKIGADGKALLVTEQVDEKLVKSSRNIPGVSSTIATILSPYMILTHRVLVVDKAALQKIEEVYA, from the coding sequence ATGCCTACTGCTAAGTTGTTTAATATGGCCGGCGATCAGGTCGGCGAAGTGGCGCTCTCCGAAGCCGTTTTCGGTGTTGAGCCCAACGAGTCCGTCCTGCACGACTCCGTGAAGAACCACCTGGCCAACTGCCGTCAGGGCACGCAGAGCGCGCTGACCAAGGGCGAGGTTTCCTACTCCACCGCCAAGCCCTGGCGCCAGAAGGGCACCGGCCGCGCACGCGCCGGCTACAAGGGCAGCCCGGTGTGGACCCACGGCGGCGTCGCGTTTGCGCCGAAGCCGCGCGACTACAGCTACACGCTCAACAAGAAGGTCAAGAGACTGGCCCTCAAGAGCGCGCTGAGCGCCAAGGCCGCTGCCGGCGAGATCCTCGTCGTGGACGGCATGGCCGTCGAGGAGATCAAGACCGCCCCCGTCAAGGCGTTCCTGACCAAGATCGGCGCCGACGGCAAGGCTCTGCTCGTGACCGAGCAGGTCGACGAGAAGCTCGTCAAGAGCTCCCGCAACATCCCCGGCGTGAGCAGCACCATCGCCACCATCCTCAGCCCCTATATGATCCTGACGCACCGCGTCCTGGTCGTTGACAAGGCTGCGCTCCAGAAAATCGAGGAGGTGTACGCATAA
- the rpsS gene encoding 30S ribosomal protein S19 codes for MSRSVKKGPFAAPELLKRVDEMNKAGEKKVIKTWSRSSTIFPSFVGHTIAVHDGRRHVPVYVTEDMVGHKLGEFAPTRTFRGHAGSKTVGK; via the coding sequence ATGAGCAGAAGTGTTAAGAAAGGCCCGTTTGCCGCTCCCGAGCTGCTGAAGCGGGTCGATGAAATGAACAAGGCCGGCGAGAAGAAGGTCATCAAGACCTGGAGCCGTTCCTCCACGATCTTCCCGTCCTTTGTCGGCCACACCATCGCTGTCCATGACGGCCGCCGTCACGTTCCGGTCTATGTGACCGAGGACATGGTCGGACATAAGCTGGGCGAGTTCGCGCCCACGCGCACGTTCCGCGGCCACGCCGGCAGCAAGACTGTTGGAAAGTAA
- the rplB gene encoding 50S ribosomal protein L2, whose amino-acid sequence MSIKTYKPTTPSRRHMSVSGFDGVDKHAKPQKELVEVLKKHSGRNSYGRITVRHQGGGNRKKYRVIDFKRDKMDVPATVLRLEYDPNRSAYIALVEYTDGERRYILAPVGLNVGDTVLSSAAADIKPGNALPLANIPVGTVIHNIELYPGKGAQLVRSAGVAAQLMAKENGMATVRLPSGEYRKVRLNCIACIGQVGNVDHANIAVGKAGRKRHMGIRPTVRGSVMNPCDHPHGGGEGKAPVGRPGPVTPWGKPAMGYKTRKKKNATDKFIVKRRNAK is encoded by the coding sequence ATGTCGATTAAAACCTATAAACCCACCACGCCTTCCCGCAGACATATGTCCGTTTCCGGCTTCGACGGTGTCGATAAGCACGCCAAGCCGCAGAAGGAGCTCGTGGAGGTCCTCAAGAAGCACTCCGGCCGCAACAGCTACGGCCGCATCACCGTCCGCCATCAGGGCGGCGGCAACCGCAAAAAGTACCGCGTCATCGACTTCAAGCGCGACAAGATGGACGTGCCTGCTACCGTCCTGCGCCTGGAGTACGATCCGAACCGCAGCGCTTATATCGCCCTGGTCGAGTACACCGACGGCGAGCGCCGCTACATTCTGGCCCCTGTCGGCCTGAACGTGGGCGACACCGTCCTGTCCTCCGCCGCGGCGGACATCAAGCCGGGCAACGCCCTGCCGCTGGCCAACATCCCGGTCGGCACCGTTATCCACAACATCGAGCTCTACCCCGGCAAGGGCGCGCAGCTGGTCCGCTCCGCGGGCGTCGCCGCGCAGCTCATGGCGAAGGAAAACGGCATGGCTACCGTCCGTCTCCCCTCCGGCGAGTACCGCAAGGTCCGCCTCAACTGCATCGCCTGCATCGGCCAGGTCGGCAATGTTGACCATGCCAACATCGCCGTCGGCAAGGCCGGCCGCAAACGCCACATGGGCATCCGCCCGACTGTCCGCGGTTCTGTCATGAACCCGTGCGACCACCCGCACGGCGGCGGCGAAGGCAAAGCGCCTGTCGGCCGTCCCGGCCCGGTCACCCCGTGGGGCAAGCCGGCGATGGGTTACAAGACCCGCAAGAAGAAGAATGCGACCGACAAGTTCATTGTCAAGCGCCGCAACGCGAAGTAA
- the rplW gene encoding 50S ribosomal protein L23, with translation MRTAYDVIIRPIITEQSMEDLDIKKYTFEVAKDAGKIEIKKAIEEIFDVKVIKVTTATIRAKEKRVGANPSGMTATGKKAVVKLSADSKNIEIFEGMV, from the coding sequence ATGAGAACCGCTTACGATGTCATTATCCGTCCCATCATCACCGAGCAGTCCATGGAAGACCTCGACATCAAAAAGTACACGTTCGAAGTCGCCAAGGACGCCGGCAAGATCGAGATCAAAAAGGCCATCGAGGAGATCTTTGACGTGAAGGTCATCAAGGTCACCACCGCGACGATCCGTGCCAAGGAGAAGCGCGTCGGCGCCAATCCCTCCGGCATGACCGCCACCGGCAAGAAGGCCGTTGTGAAACTGTCCGCTGATTCGAAGAACATCGAGATCTTCGAGGGCATGGTGTAA